From a region of the Salvelinus alpinus chromosome 2, SLU_Salpinus.1, whole genome shotgun sequence genome:
- the LOC139551292 gene encoding G-protein coupled receptor 35-like yields the protein MSIVPFSLCLEPNLFSTLTTPSMAMMANSTGMTSNDLSLNSTSTLSPEPWTPPPWYQFHVCSVAPYGFIFYFGVKIFNLAIGTPCNILVLWKISSRKSDSSTSDIFIFNLAIMDTYFCLMGPIDMVNRLVLDHQGIWYFQRFAYGVKDTGPLFLVCICLDRYVAVVHPVLFTGIRDNKIRVGVSVVTWALILAYSLTKSILGVMSVNEVFSGLILFAFALMIYCNLSIIWVLRRSVAGKEVMHPVKKKAFKMVLVVLGIIFVNYLPPVALVPFFSYYTFVQFRCQVTISVFSIMDLSCSMEPLLYITKMDRPACIPGWCCAGESSAKKPYEINV from the exons ATGTCAATTGTTCCCTTTTCCCTCTGTTTAGAACCAAATCTCTTCTCCACTTTGACCACACCTTCCATGGCGATGATGGCTAACTCCACGGGGATGACCTCCAATGACCTCTCCCTGAACTCAACGTCGACCCTTAGCCCGGAACCTTGGACGCCGCCTCCTTGGTACCAATTCCACGTCTGCTCCGTGGCCCCTTATGGATTCATCTTCTACTTTGGAGTCAAAATCTTCAACCTGGCCATAG GCACACCCTGCAACATACTGGTGCTGTGGAAGATCTCCAGCAGGAAAAGTGACTCGTCCACGTCTGACATCTTCATCTTTAATCTGGCTATAATGGACACCTACTTCTGCCTCATGGGGCCCATAGACATGGTCAACAGGCTGGTCCTGGACCACCAAGGCATCTGGTACTTCCAACGCTTTGCCTACGGGGTCAAAGACACAGGACCCCTCTTCCTG gtgtgtatctgtctggaCCGCTATGTGGCCGTGGTCCACCCGGTGCTGTTCACTGGTATCCGTGACAACAAGATCCGCGTTGGTGTCTCCGTGGTAACCTGGGCCCTCATCCTGGCCTACAGCCTCACCAAGAGCATCCTGGGAGTCATGTCTGTCAACGAGGTGTTCAGCGGCCTCATCCTCTTCGCCTTCGCCCTCATGATCTACTGTAACCTCTCCATCATATGGGTCCTACGCCGCTCCGTAGCCGGGAAGGAGGTGATGCACCCTGTGAAGAAGAAAGCCTTCAAAATGGTGCTGGTCGTCTTGGGTATAATCTTCGTCAACTACCTTCCTCCTGTGGCTCTTGTTCCGTTCTTCTCCTACTACACGTTCGTCCAGTTCCGCTGTCAGGTGACTATAAGTGTGTTCTCCATCATGGATCTGAGTTGTAGTATGGAGCCACTGCTGTATATTACCAAGATGGACAGGCCTGCGTGTATACCTGGCTGGTGCTGTGCGGGGGAGAGCTCGGCCAAGAAACCCTACGAGATTAATGTGTGA